A genomic stretch from Azotosporobacter soli includes:
- a CDS encoding cobalamin B12-binding domain-containing protein, with protein MIETVIEAYNEAILDTDQERAFAVIHRAVEKGISPEDIIFKIVIPSIELMTKYISETKEASVAQHFLTAKIAAAVTDEMLDKFKQRPKVVGCVVLGTSQGDFHGLGKKIVGGCLKALMIQVIDLGVNVAPEKFVEAAIENKAEVIGIASMMVHTARSENGCSKVRQLVNECGLKGRVRIVVGGAPYRYDHDLYKKVKADAWAENGITAGKIITRLIREVQQ; from the coding sequence ATGATCGAAACGGTGATAGAAGCGTATAATGAAGCCATTTTGGATACGGATCAGGAACGAGCTTTTGCGGTAATTCATCGAGCTGTTGAAAAAGGAATTTCGCCGGAAGACATTATTTTTAAAATCGTCATTCCGTCTATTGAACTGATGACGAAGTATATTAGCGAAACAAAGGAAGCAAGCGTCGCGCAACATTTTTTGACGGCAAAGATTGCGGCAGCCGTTACGGATGAAATGCTCGACAAATTTAAACAACGACCCAAAGTCGTCGGCTGTGTCGTACTCGGAACGTCGCAAGGCGATTTTCATGGTTTGGGGAAAAAAATTGTCGGAGGTTGCTTGAAGGCATTGATGATTCAGGTCATTGATTTGGGAGTCAATGTTGCTCCAGAAAAATTCGTTGAAGCCGCAATTGAAAATAAAGCCGAAGTTATCGGGATCGCATCGATGATGGTGCATACGGCCAGAAGTGAAAATGGCTGCAGTAAGGTTCGGCAATTAGTAAACGAATGTGGCCTTAAAGGCAGGGTAAGAATTGTTGTGGGGGGAGCGCCGTACCGCTATGACCACGATCTGTACAAAAAGGTAAAGGCGGATGCATGGGCCGA
- the gap gene encoding type I glyceraldehyde-3-phosphate dehydrogenase — MKTKVAINGLGRIGRMCLRASLENENLEVVAINGTTSAETAAHLLKYDSVHGKLAQCIEATEREIRIDGRSITYLSDRNPANLPWGKLGVDVVIEATGKFNSGKECDVHIKNGAKKVVITAPAKDQIPTLVMGVNESIYNPTLHHVVSNASCTTNCLAPVVKVLHDHFGIVNGLMSTVHAFTTDQRSLDNSHKDPRRSRSCVQSIVPTTTGAAKAIGLVIPELKGKLNGISLRVPVVNVSLTDLVVELQKDITAEQVNRVLADAAKGPLKGILSYCDKALVSVDFLGDPHSSIVDGLSTMVIDERKVKVLAWYDNEWGYSCRVIDLVNYIGERLKQGGDAAKRKAVG, encoded by the coding sequence ATGAAAACGAAAGTAGCAATCAATGGATTGGGCCGCATTGGCCGGATGTGTCTTAGGGCTTCGTTAGAAAACGAAAATTTAGAAGTGGTGGCCATCAACGGCACGACCAGCGCCGAAACAGCCGCGCATCTGCTGAAATATGATTCGGTGCATGGTAAATTAGCGCAATGCATCGAAGCAACGGAGCGGGAAATCAGGATTGACGGGCGTTCAATCACCTATCTGTCGGATCGCAATCCTGCCAATCTTCCTTGGGGAAAGCTTGGCGTTGACGTCGTCATTGAGGCGACCGGCAAGTTTAATTCCGGTAAGGAGTGCGACGTACATATTAAAAATGGCGCTAAAAAAGTCGTCATTACCGCGCCGGCCAAAGACCAGATTCCCACCCTTGTTATGGGCGTTAACGAATCAATCTATAACCCTACATTGCATCATGTGGTGTCAAACGCTTCTTGTACGACCAATTGTCTTGCGCCGGTTGTAAAGGTATTGCATGATCATTTTGGCATCGTCAACGGATTAATGTCGACCGTGCATGCCTTTACCACAGATCAGCGCAGTTTGGATAACAGTCATAAAGATCCGCGTCGTTCACGCAGTTGCGTGCAGTCAATCGTGCCGACGACGACGGGCGCTGCAAAAGCAATCGGTCTCGTGATCCCTGAGTTGAAAGGAAAACTTAACGGAATTTCACTGCGGGTTCCTGTGGTGAATGTTTCATTAACCGACCTGGTTGTAGAGCTGCAGAAAGACATTACGGCTGAACAGGTAAACCGGGTTTTGGCGGATGCTGCGAAGGGGCCGCTAAAGGGAATTCTGTCCTATTGCGATAAAGCGCTTGTCTCGGTTGACTTTCTTGGCGATCCGCACTCTTCAATCGTTGACGGATTGTCCACTATGGTCATTGACGAACGTAAAGTAAAGGTTCTTGCTTGGTATGACAACGAATGGGGCTATTCCTGTCGCGTCATTGACTTGGTCAATTACATCGGCGAACGTTTGAAGCAGGGCGGCGATGCGGCGAAACGAAAAGCGGTGGGATAA
- a CDS encoding universal stress protein, with product MAVKKIVLAFEGSEDSKKALDWTMEFVGQSAMELHIVTVQEASGVVALEADYQVIDMDKIRGEWLKQLNEMSKTLCDGRSCTIRNRVLEGDAAEELIRYAKEVQADMLICGSRGLGNFASLLLGSVAHKLVTYAPCPVMVIK from the coding sequence ATGGCTGTGAAAAAAATCGTCTTGGCCTTTGAAGGTTCGGAGGACAGCAAGAAGGCACTGGATTGGACGATGGAATTCGTCGGGCAAAGTGCGATGGAGCTCCATATCGTAACGGTACAAGAAGCGAGCGGCGTAGTAGCTCTGGAAGCGGACTATCAAGTTATTGACATGGATAAGATACGCGGCGAATGGCTGAAACAATTGAACGAAATGAGCAAAACTCTTTGCGACGGCCGATCCTGCACGATTCGCAATCGCGTTTTAGAAGGAGATGCGGCGGAAGAACTGATTCGCTATGCCAAAGAAGTGCAAGCCGACATGCTGATTTGCGGCAGCCGCGGCTTAGGAAACTTTGCCTCGCTGTTGCTTGGCAGCGTGGCGCACAAGTTGGTGACCTATGCGCCTTGCCCGGTGATGGTGATAAAATAG
- a CDS encoding uroporphyrinogen decarboxylase family protein: MLKRERLLNAFNNKEVDRVPVGFWFHFLKEEEFYQGLEQRDLIEKNIAAHKAFIEATDPDFVKIMSDGYFLYPSKVYPTLHSAADLRKLTPLGKDHPWIQGQVRLAKTVVGFLNDTSAFYNIFAPSTLLRFAIGNEKFIEYFRQDAAAVADALEIIAQDVATLSELIVTEAGAEGIYLSVQNPENGKISYEEYRRYITPSERSVLSRANAVSENNILHCCGYAGNKNDLTIWQDYEAKAVNWAVTIENLDLTEGKKLFADKAVIGGFDNRPGKLLHSGTKEEIESFAETIITKAGKIGVIIGADCTVPSDIELTRLQWVKDKVAVL, encoded by the coding sequence ATGTTAAAGAGAGAACGGCTTCTTAACGCATTCAATAATAAAGAGGTAGATCGCGTACCGGTAGGTTTTTGGTTTCATTTTTTAAAGGAAGAAGAGTTTTATCAAGGGTTGGAACAAAGGGATCTGATTGAAAAAAACATTGCGGCACACAAAGCATTCATTGAAGCGACCGATCCGGATTTTGTTAAAATTATGAGCGACGGCTATTTTCTCTATCCAAGCAAAGTATATCCAACTTTGCACAGCGCAGCGGATTTGCGCAAGCTGACGCCTCTTGGGAAAGATCATCCATGGATACAGGGGCAGGTGCGACTGGCAAAGACGGTGGTTGGTTTTTTGAACGACACAAGCGCATTTTACAATATCTTTGCACCGAGCACCTTGCTGCGCTTTGCAATCGGCAATGAAAAATTCATTGAATATTTCAGACAGGATGCCGCTGCCGTTGCTGATGCGCTGGAAATCATTGCGCAGGATGTTGCGACATTGTCGGAACTGATCGTTACGGAGGCCGGAGCGGAAGGAATTTATCTCAGTGTGCAAAATCCGGAAAATGGAAAGATAAGTTATGAAGAATACCGTCGATATATCACGCCAAGTGAACGCAGCGTACTGAGTCGCGCTAATGCCGTGAGCGAAAACAATATTTTACATTGCTGCGGTTACGCTGGCAATAAAAACGATCTTACGATTTGGCAAGACTATGAGGCCAAAGCGGTAAACTGGGCTGTGACGATTGAAAATCTTGATCTGACAGAAGGGAAAAAACTATTTGCGGACAAAGCCGTCATTGGCGGATTCGATAATCGTCCCGGCAAATTGCTGCATTCTGGAACTAAAGAGGAGATTGAATCTTTTGCGGAGACGATCATTACAAAAGCGGGCAAGATCGGCGTCATTATCGGCGCGGATTGCACTGTGCCCAGCGATATTGAGTTGACTCGATTGCAATGGGTAAAAGATAAGGTTGCGGTTCTATAA